The Tautonia plasticadhaerens nucleotide sequence CCCAGGCTCCGTGAGCTCCGGCTCGAGGGTCACGTCGCCCCCGGCGAGGGGATCGACTTCTTCGGCCTGGAGATCGGCCCCGGCACGCGATCCTTCGACGTCTCCTACCTCCGCCTGGAGGACGAGGCGTGGGGGGGGCCGGTCCGGGTCTGGCTGCTCGACGCCGGGGGGAACGTCATCGACTCCTGGACGCTGGATCCCTCGTTCGACGGCCTCGAGCTCCAGATGCTCGCCCTCGTCAGGCCCGACCCGACCGTGATCTACTTCGGGATCGAGGCGGCCTGGGGCGAGGGCAGTGGCGCGGGGGGGGCCGGCTACGCGCTGGAGATCCGCCGGGGCGGCGGCATGGGAGCCAGCCCGTTCGTGTTCCCCACCTCGAGCCCGATCTCGACCGGGCCCCCCTCGACGGGCGGGGATTCCCCGGGCGGGTTCGCCGAGGGTGCCGACCCCGGGGCGTCCCTGGGCCAGGGGCTCCCGGGGGCCGTCGCCGGTCCCTCGATCGGGTTCGGGCCGCCCGACGCCTCGGGGGGAGGCTCGGGGTCCTCGTTCCTCGAGGTCGTCGCCCCGGGCGCGATCGGCCTGGGACGGGGCGTCCCCCGACCGCTGCCGACCCAGGCGGCGGCCTCGGCGGGCGGGCTGCTGGCCGCCGGCCCGGACGTGCGGGGCGACTCCGGATCTCCCGCCCGGGTGACCCGGTTCGACGACTTCGCCGACCCCATCCTGCTGGCCGTCGAGCCGGTCTTGCCGGCCGACCCCGAGGGGACCGAGGGGGGGGGGCCCTCGGGGACTCCCCGACGCGGGGTGCCGGCGAGCGGCGCCGGGCGGGAGGCCTCGGGGATCGCCATGGCCTCCCCGACGGCCACGCCCCCGATCCGCCTGGCCGGGGTCGGCGGCGGGAGCCTCCCCCTGCTCGTGGCCGGGCTCAGGCTCGCCTGGGGCGGGCCGGTGGCCTCGGCTCCCGGGCTCGGGCCCGACGCGCCGGCGGAGGTCGCCGAGGAGCTGGCCTCGATCGCGGCGATCCCGCCCCTGGGCCCGATCGAGCCGAGGTCGCCGGCCCTCCCCCCCGTGCCGAGGACCGACCCGGAGGCCGAGCCGACCCGCCCCCGGGTCCTCCGGACGGCCCTGATCGGGGCCGCGGCGCTGGCCGTCGGGCTGATCCTGCCGGACCTCGCCGCCGACCGGCCATGCCTCCGGCACCGGCGGGCCCGGCCGCTCCGCCCCTGGCGGCGACTCACCCGGTCGTGACCTCGAGGGGGCCCCGGGGGCGGCGAGGGGTGAAGGGTTCCCGATCGGGGATCGGCTCAACAGGGGACGCCCCAGGCCGTATAATGCCGCCGACTCGACGAGCCTCCGGGGGCGATCGACCCGCCCCGAGGCCCCGCTTCCCGATCGAATCGGATCGGATCCCCCGCCACGGAGGCTGTCCCCATGTCCGACCTCGCCCGACGCTCCCCGGCGCCGGCCGCCCTGGCGCTGGGCCTCGCCCTGGGCCTGGCCCCGGCCCCCCTCGCGATCGGCCAGGCCCCGCCCTCGCCGCCCCGGTCCCCGGCCCCGGCCGCCCCCCCGGCCAACGACCCCGTCGTCGCCACCTTCGAGGGGGGGACGATCACCAAGTCCGAGGTGCTCGACTTCCTCGGCCAGTACGCCATCCAGCCCGACCGCCAGGGGGAGGTGTACGAGCAGGCCGTCAATGCGCTGGTCAATCAGGAACTGCTGGCCTCCTTCCTCCAGCAGCAGAACGTCGCCGTGACCGGCCCGGAGCTGGACGCCGAGGTCGCCAAGCTCTCCGAGCAGCTCCAGCAGTCCGGCCAGGGGACGCTCAACAGCCTGCTCGCCGAGATGGGGCTGACGGAGATGGAGCTGAAGGAGCGGATGATGACCGGCCTCCGCTGGTCGAAGTACCTCCAGTCCCGCGCCGACGAGGCCACGCTCCGCTCCTACTTCGAGCAGAACAAGGACCTGTTCACGGGCACCGCCGTGAAGGCCAGCCACATCCTCGCCCGGGTCGAGCCCGACGCCTCCGAGGGGCAAAAGGAGGAGGCCCGGCAGAAGCTCGCTGAGCTTAAGAAGAAGATCGACGCGGGGGAGCTGGACTTCGCCGTCGCCGCCGACCAGTACTCCGAGGATCCCAGCAACCAGGAAGCCCCCGACGGCGGGAATATCGGCTACTTCGGCAAGCGAGGCCAGGTCATCGACGCGTTCGCCGACGCCGCCTTCGCACTCGAGGTCGGGGAGGTCTCCGACCCGGTCGAGACCGACTACGGCTACCACCTGATCAAGGTCACCGACCGCCGGGAGGGCCAGGAGGTCACCTTCGAGCAGATCCGGGAGGCCGTCCTGAGCACCTACGGCGACGAGATCCAGGAGCAGCTTCTCGACCAGGCCCGGGCCTCGGCCAAGCTCGACATCAAGCCGATGCCCGAGGATTTCTTCCCCGCCGTCCCGACGACCACTCCCGGATCGACCCTCGCCCCGGCCCCCGCCGCGGCCCCCGCAGGGCCCGGACGCTGAACCGAGACGCGGCCGGGGCGTCCGCCCCGGCCGACCGGTCCCCTCCGCGCCCGGGTCGATCCGGGATCAGTCGGACTGCGACCCGAGCCAGGCCAGGGTGTCGGCCATCTGCTGGTCGGAGAGGACGAATCGGAAGCCGGGCATCCGACGACGGCCGTCGTGCAGGATCTCGGCGTACTCGGCGGGCCGCTGCAGGACTGGCCGGGCGATGAGGTTCTGCCCCAGCTCTCCCCCCCGGGCGTCGGGCCCGT carries:
- a CDS encoding foldase protein PrsA encodes the protein MSDLARRSPAPAALALGLALGLAPAPLAIGQAPPSPPRSPAPAAPPANDPVVATFEGGTITKSEVLDFLGQYAIQPDRQGEVYEQAVNALVNQELLASFLQQQNVAVTGPELDAEVAKLSEQLQQSGQGTLNSLLAEMGLTEMELKERMMTGLRWSKYLQSRADEATLRSYFEQNKDLFTGTAVKASHILARVEPDASEGQKEEARQKLAELKKKIDAGELDFAVAADQYSEDPSNQEAPDGGNIGYFGKRGQVIDAFADAAFALEVGEVSDPVETDYGYHLIKVTDRREGQEVTFEQIREAVLSTYGDEIQEQLLDQARASAKLDIKPMPEDFFPAVPTTTPGSTLAPAPAAAPAGPGR